The sequence GATGGCGTTGTTCGGATCGGGGGCGAAGGCCTTGAGATGATGCAATATTCTGCCGCCCGTGGCCATTCCGCTGGCCGAGATGAGGATCATCGGCCCGCGCTTTCGGTTGAGGGCCTTCGATTCTTCGACGCTGTTCACGAATTTGGCGGTGCCGCATATGGCCTCGCATTGCTCGGCCGTAAGGCGATGCTCTTCGAAATGCTTGCAATAAATGTTCGTGGCGTTCACCGCCATGGGACTGTTGAGAAAGACGGGGATATCCGGGATTTTGCCGGAGGCCTTCAGTCTTTGAATGCAATAGAGAAGGGTCTGGGCTCGCCCTACCGCGAAGGCGGGCACCAGGACCACTCCGCCTCGCTCGGCGACGCGAAGAAGGACTTTCCCCAACTCCTCTTCCGGGTCGCCGGACGCGTGACGGCGGTCCCCATAGGTGGATTCCAACACCAGGTAATCGGCGCGACGGACCGTCGCGGGGGGCCGCATGATCAGGTCGTTCGGCCTGCCCAAGTCTCCGCTGAAAAGAAGCGAGTTCGACCCCTGGCGAAGGCGCACCATCGCCGAACCCAAGATATGCCCGGCAGGCAGAAACTGAAAGCTCAACCCTTTCCCGAGCGGAAATTCTTCGCCGAAATTCAGCGGAGACAATTGCCGCAAGGCCGTCTCCGCCTGCGCCTGGGTATAGAGGGGAAGCGCGGGCGAATGCTTCGAGAAACCCCTCTTGTTCGCATACCTCGCCTCTTCTTCCTGAAGATGTCCGGAGTCCGGCAGCAAAATGGCGCAGAGAGCGCGTGTGCCGAAGGTGCAATATATCCTGCCTTTGAATCCGCGTCGGACCAGGAGCGGCAGGTATCCGCTGTGGTCGATGTGGGCGTGGGTCAGGAGAACCGCGTCGAGGACCGCGGGGTCCAGCGGCGGCGCCTCCCAATTTTTCAGGCGCAGATTTTTCAACCCCTGGAAAAGGCCGCAATCCACCAGAATGTTTTTGCCTTCCGCCGTCACGAGGTATTTCGACCCGGTGACGGTTCCGGCCGCGCCGAGGAATTTTATTTCCATATTTACCGCCTGTCTTTGAGCGGGTGCACGGCTACAACAGGCCGTGGAACCTCAAAACCCCGTCGGGGTCCTTCGCGAACTTCTGTGGGAACATCTGCTGGCACATGGCGCAGCAGTAATTGAACTCGAAGGTCTTGCCCCGATACTTGGGATTATTGCCGGCGTACACCACCCGGCCCGTGAACTTCCCCAGCGTCTCCTGACCCATCGGCGTGCGCGAGACCGCGCACAATAGGTTGTTCACCTTGATCAGATCCCCGTCGATTTCCGGAACCGCCCATTCGCCCGGGGTCGCCAAGACTTGGCGTAGCTCGGGCTCGGGTCCCTGGACGGTTTCCGAGGCCCGG comes from Deltaproteobacteria bacterium PRO3 and encodes:
- a CDS encoding MBL fold metallo-hydrolase; protein product: MEIKFLGAAGTVTGSKYLVTAEGKNILVDCGLFQGLKNLRLKNWEAPPLDPAVLDAVLLTHAHIDHSGYLPLLVRRGFKGRIYCTFGTRALCAILLPDSGHLQEEEARYANKRGFSKHSPALPLYTQAQAETALRQLSPLNFGEEFPLGKGLSFQFLPAGHILGSAMVRLRQGSNSLLFSGDLGRPNDLIMRPPATVRRADYLVLESTYGDRRHASGDPEEELGKVLLRVAERGGVVLVPAFAVGRAQTLLYCIQRLKASGKIPDIPVFLNSPMAVNATNIYCKHFEEHRLTAEQCEAICGTAKFVNSVEESKALNRKRGPMILISASGMATGGRILHHLKAFAPDPNNAILLAGYQAAGTRGAAMAAGAESIKIHGEYVPVRAEVVKMDSLSAHADYVEILQWLRGLESPPRTVFITHGEPAAADALRRRIEEQFHWKCRVPEYLETADL